A segment of the Nilaparvata lugens isolate BPH chromosome X, ASM1435652v1, whole genome shotgun sequence genome:
taacatttaaaatatttgagttacaacccctcatttccttaaaaactaaaacttcaatcagccgccatttgtatcattgaacatttttattgatgtcatcttttctgttttaaaaagacctttaaaatgattaaccacacaatgggtgtttacatgtaaaatattcgagttacaacccctaagtcacccccttatgaagggttgaaattcagttgtacgtcaaaaggtatttgaccaataacttatcctgaaagttacagtattatatctacaacagtattcaatttattgaagggttcccatacatatgactcactctgtatattgtgtGTCATCACGGAACTCGGATGACTAGTCTATTGTAGCTATATACAGGGGGGGACTGAGCTACAGCTGAGAGGCCCTCGGACACTGTCCTCACTGCCATTTTGAGGCCAatctaataattgaaaatattcaataattcatttaatttcatattgtcagtttttattattttaaatagttAACGTCAAGACGGCTGGTATGAAACATTCAAATCTGCAGCTGCCGCGAACGAAtcattacatattatttgaaccatCACACAGATTGAGTTCGTTGGCCAACAAAATTGACCCATTAATTCGATTGTTTTTAGGAGATAACAGGATAAAATTAAAAGTGCATAGGAAGGATCATTACAAATCACAAATGAGCTGTCAGCTGGATTATGaattgcttgcaattaataactcATTACAACTTTTTTTGACATTCAACTTCtttcaatagaacagctgaAAGAAAATCAGAGGCATTTTGAGCGAGTTTTCCAGCCAGAGGCTCACTAGTATGGAAGAGTTAACAGCTAACTCAAAGTTTCATCAGGCAAAGGGAGTTTACGTGTTGTGCCACTTAGGTTGAGACTCACTTTAATCATGCCATCGACAATCAAGTAGCACTTCTTTAGAAAATATGACTTATTCTTTTTGCTAGGCAGAGAATCTTGGTTTAGGCGATTTTTTCATAATGGACATCAAAATTTAGACcatttaatattctatactatactaatgatgtactgtatagCTCAAATCATGTTTTATGcgaatgattttatttgtgtTTCACAAATGAGTTGATATGAGTAATATCGAACAATAAGTTGATTCGAACAATTTTAATCTAATTTTAAGAATTTATTCCCATCTTTTCCCATTGCCTAAGAAAGAttctttttatgaaattttcagTCATTAAAACAAGGTCAATTGCCTGGAATTGTACACGATAGTTTTTATTCCTTAATTCAGATGTTCTTAACCTAATAGTTGAGACCCTTACTGCAAGTGGTTTCGCAGGAGATCTGGAGTATGTGAGTTCTCCATCGGTAATGATGGAGTTAGGGATGCTGTCCTCGGATTCTTCGGGAGTAGTACTGATGAAAGTTGTCTTTGGATTCACAAACTGAGGAACAACAGGCACTGGAGCTTCTGGGATAACAACCATTTTTTCCGTCTGATTGACTATTAGAATTGGGAATCGTATTGCTGCTTCCGGAGGCGCTTGTGTGATAGTGTGTGATGTATTGGTGTTCTCGTTTACctgcaaaaataaattaacagatgaaggtttttaaaaaatgtttagaaattcaaattcaaaattcattaacccactaatttgaaaaattgaaaatttcaactaATACATATAATTTAAATTACTATCTAGTACtaagttgaataattagcaatatTTCCCTATTCTAAATGACTGTATTTGGATTGCCCTTTAAAGAGAGATGAAATCAGcttgaatattattgagaatCGAGCAGGTGCAGAATAAGCTTCTCCGCTTCCTTTTCTACATGAAATTCGGAAGAGCATGTCCTCTGGGTTTTCCCTCTGGACGTTTGAGGTGCCTTTTCGATTTAGACTCTTTAGGAACTAGGCGTAACAGGTTGTCGTTGCTTTTTGTTTTGTCACTGTTGAGGAGTACTGTCGATTCACCCAGTCTCCTCACAAGGATTGGTTTTCAGGTGCCCTCCTTCAATGTAAGAAGAGTTAGGACCTTTCATGTTCCAAGGTCAAGAACTTTGCATAATTATTGCTCTCCACTAAACAGAGCACTGAGgcttttcaattatatttgtgATTGAGTTGATGTACATGGCCCTGCCAGTGAGGCTAGAAGGCGAATTGTTGAGGCTATTGTTCAGTTGCTCTGATGCTCtctcttatttttgaaatatatttttccccCTTTTTCCCCCCGTATTATAGGTAAAGAAAGGTAAATTCCCCCATGCCTATTATTAACTAAGCCTACTATTATAGATATATAACTACTATGATATAACTCACATacattttctttgttttttctttgCTTCATTATAatgttttacaatttatttatccGTAGCTTTAAATTACATTTAACATAATTTAATTCctgtattaattttattttaatcaatttctaCTTTCACATGCTTTCCATTCACCATGCTTATATTTATACCTTATGTGGATTGCTTGACAGCATACACTGTATGAATGTAGAGTCATAATTATCTTTCGTATCTTTCATTGTACTGTATTaccatttatttttcttttttatagttaaatttGTTGGTAAATAGTAGTGAAGACTGATTTGGGcgtaatgcctgtagtcttccttgacattgtaaataaataaataaataaatatcaacttCTATTTCTCAGTGATCTAGAGTTAATGAACCAGTTTCAAAAGGGATCATTATAATTGGCAATTTCAATGTCGAAACTGATTTGCATGATAAATAGAGTTTGATGATTCAGTGCTTTCAATctcatcaatttgaaaattcatcacttACTGTAATTGACAGCAGTGAAACCGCTCCATCAATTTCTTTTATTGGAGGATTAGAATAATCCAAATCATCCTATTTTATCTCCCAGTTTtatcttattgaataatatacacTGGATAATTCAAAGTGAACAATCCTCTTATAACGTAAAAAGTTATACATTATTTGGATTATTTCAATTGAGTATTAAACAACAAGGTTTATTCCAAAACTCTTGAGATTGAGAATTTAGAATAAGTTATGCCTGCGGAGAAGCAGACGTGAAATTTTTGTTCAGTTCATTTCCGATCAACCAGTTCAAAAGGAAAATTTCTATCAACGGATTTATAACCGAAAGCTAGTCAAGATTTCAAAAACTAATTGTTAATTGTTTCGAGCTTTGGAGTGAGCTTCAAGTTTTACTTCTTTGTGaagttattttcatttttttcatcaaaatcatTTGATTTGAGTACTCACAATCAGTGGTGGGGCATGAACAATCGGAGTGGAAATGGTGACAGGATGAAGGCTGTTGGCAATTGTATTATTGTTGATGACTTCGCCAGTTTTCTTCTGTTTGTTAAGCACATCTTTAGCTGCTTTATGATCTGCCAACAGTTGATCGAATGATTTGCTCCTGCCTTCTATCATTCTCTTCAACAAAGCTGAATGTCTTCGACAGGTCAAAGATCTCGTACAATGCTTTAAATCTTCTGTGAAAACTCCGCAATGTTTATCAACATCAAATACTTTTCCCtgtaaatggaaataaaatcaTCAGTATTATTTGGACATTCATCCATTctatgaatttttatttattcaaattatgagtgaaattacaaatcatataattaTGTTTGAGATAGAACATGCTAGAACAATAAAtaagattataatattacaatCTATTACAGCACTACCCATTCCCTCACTCGGATTTTCTTTGCGaattatgattttcaaaaaatgtatgtgaTAAATATTACAATTAATACGGTATGAATAAATGTTCATTGTTCAACATTGATATTGTTATATAAATACTTACTTAAATGCATATATAAATACTTACGGTAGCAATTTTCATTTTGacgttttaaaaataatttacttagTAAATCCAGACAATTAAACCTAGTGTTAGAACTAGTGACTTGAACTATATTTACTAAAGTACCTCACTACTTAACTAAACTGAAAGACCTCGATAAAATATGTGTAGTTTTCAAACTACACCGCCACAGCGCTGCATTCGCCGGTTGGAGCCAAGATCTATAGAAAAAGGCCAAGACATGCGgcaattttgttgaaaaatttgtttatttGCTGTTAGTCTGAGCTGATAAACAGCTCACGTATTATTAGTATGAATAGTATAGTCTAgaattatattatagtataaataGTGTAGTATAATTCGATACAATAACATTATATGGAATAGACATATTGAGTCTCGCTCCAAAATTTACATTGGTGTCATGACCTCTATCTATAGACCTTGGTTGGAGCATGCGCTTCATGTATAgggagattcactttaaactgaaaGCATTGGTTGAGTAAGGAACACTGATGTTATTTacaaggaatactgacagttgaaagttgaCAATAGCAACATCCATTGATAAAGCAGCCCATTCACTATCCGACTAGAGAGgtaaaatattatgaatgagGCTGCTCTAGCCTCTAAacttgctgctgctgctgctgctgctgcaacaGCATTATCCAAAATTACAGCTTCTAACTTGGAGAGAAATAATCTCAAAAATGAAGCATTTCAAGGTTAGTAAACAAGCAAGTAAACAGCTTTTTCCAAGTTTCAAATAGAATTCCATGTAGGCTTAAGTGGTGACAGTGTATATCAATAACTTATTCTGTACCTATGTCATTGGAGagtaaaatttttacagaagcTATATCCAATTTTGAGagatttgtttcaattgtaaatCCAGTTTCTGCTGTCCAAGAACTCATTTCAATGCAGTTATCGGATTTGAAATGTTCGCAACAACATAGTGTCAGAACCTCACTTTACAACAGTACTTGAATGTTTTGTAAATTCTGAACGCGTTTCAAGGCACTGACTCGCATCTGCTGCATACAGAAATTACcttaatattgatgaatatcTTGAGAATCACATTACCTGAAGATTAAACACAGTGCTTTGGAACTCATTCCGAATTTACAAATATTCAAGTAACCTACTGTTGTGGAGGTAAGAACTCAATAGCTTAcgatgtaaaattataaaaaaattaaaatcattggTACCAACTATAACCCAAGAGTACAAGGGTATAGTACTCAACTGAGTACTCGAAAATGCATTGAAGATGAACTTAATTGTTCGTAACGCATCCACAATTCGAACGTCAGGTATTACTCTTTAATAGAATAGTTGAACAGTTTCTAGAAATCTTCTCAAAGATGTTCTATGAAATTGGGAAATCTATTGTTCCATTAGGATATACGATTTCTTTCTATCCTTTATGCACTATCATAGGTACTACAAGTATTATACTCAAGCATTCACAGCTCTCTCGGCGACTACCGAACCTATCTATATTCTCCTGACcgcaatcatttcataataattgtaacATTTCATTGAGCATGTGTTTGATAAAATCAGATTCAGTACAATGAAAAACGTACTTTCATTTTGCGGAGATTCTGGCGAGATTTGGATGCCGTTATCTTATCATTGGTCTGCGGGATTGGCGGGATGAAAGAAGGCGATTTGGCGACTGCGGGGATTGTGGCGGTTGGTATAGGAGTTGTAACCACTTCAACAATAGGCACCTGAAATAGAACAGCTTggtaaaaattcattttcattcaaaacttTCCCAACCTTTCAATTATCTATTTGATAACTGATGCTGATAGGCTAATTTATCTATTGATgctgaacattgaaaaaattatcaattgaaatcaCGCTGAATgctcatcaaataaataaattattatattccactTTCCAAATTTCTTCCCACATTCTTTCAATAAATCGATTACTTTCTCATGATCTATTTCTATGATCtgaattttattgtaaaatcgATGGGAGTATGTCAGATGACTTGAATGAAGTAATTTCAAGGTAGTTAATATAAacacaataaatgaatggaatAGTTACACTACTAATTATAGTATTACCCATACTAATATAAGCAGTACTCTTTCAGTAACTGAAAATAACAAAATCTAAGGGCGCCCAccaacgacaggacaagtgtgtacACACGTACTCGTCATgtttgttgtgtcatcagcaagaAGCTTCGATCAAAAACAGTGGTTTGACAGCagttctaacataaaataaacaaccaataacaataaataaaccactagaaaattacaaattataaggatgcaaaaataatttaactcCAAATAGAGctgcaaataaataatagacaacagaaatcgaagatacaaaaacTTGACCTCTAAGAATTTTgttcgaagcctttcgctgtgaaGACACATATGTTCAACACATTGTCCTGTTGACCCCCCTGGGGTGCACATCAGTCATAAATTATCAGTGTTCACATTATAGTTTATATTGattgcaaaataatttattaatactgaATACTTCATACTTCAATACTAAACTTCTGTTCATAGATCCAAGAGTACTGTTCTATTCACACTGAGCAGTTCAAATAGGAATGAAGATTTAATGATAGAAATGTAGATACAATGTGTAAAAATGTAAACGTTACCTCTGCTCCATCCTCTCCATAAACAATGGGTGGTATCGAAACCTGTATGGTGGCAGCACTGACTACGCCCGATTTCAATTGCACCAAAATTGGCTGAAGTGTTTGAGGAggtgttggaggaggaggagtgggaatGGGAGTAGGGAGAGCCGGAGGAGCAGGAGcaggagggggagggggagggggaggagtAGTGGGAAGGAATGTAGTGGCAGGAGACGCAGGAGGTGGGAGAGGAGGAGGCAGAAGTTGAGGAGTGGTAGGAACAGCTGTAATTGGAACTAGGACTTTTGGTTCAGTGACAGCAGCGGCGGCAGCAGCAGAAGTAGCAacagcaacagcagcagcagccagGTTTGATTCGCCATTGACCACAGCCTTAGTTGTAGTACTGTCCGCTTCAGCCAAAAGCACTGAGTTGGTTGTGCTATCTGCCTCCGCTAGAATGACAGGGAACGGTTTCTTGGATTTGGCGTTCTTCAGCAGTGGCTTCATCACtttcaactttgactttttCTTGGCCACTGGCTGAATAGGCTGGATAACCGGGAACCTGGCATCGATTACTGTTGTGCCTGAATGCCGTAGTTctgcaaaataaaaacaatcatCAGCACAATCAACATTACATGTACAATACAATTTAGTCGACTGGGTGAAATAAAAAGATGCAAGAGACAAGGATGGATCATGTGGGGACGAATAAAGTCTCATAGGACTATCAAGGCAAAAAGGACCTGTGACTTTTCCACTTTCAAGTTTTACATTTAaccattaaaaatatagatcTTCAGCACTATCACACCAGAAGAGTAAAATATACATGCACTTCAATTCTAACATACTGATGTAGGCTAGCCCTACATGGATACTAATCATGTGAACACGGTTGCCAAGGTGACTGTTTTAGCAAAGAACGTTTACAAGTCAATAGTTATAGTAACTAGTTGGAGTTTAATGAGAGATGTTCGAAGATGATGAACGTTCTAAATTGATGTTGTATTTTGCTCAATAttgtaaacttttaatgaataaagtgataattacaaaagcacatttacaacatAGGTGTCGGAAGTAGGATTGAATCCTTAAAATAAAATTGTGCTGAAAGTTTGCTACACTCAAAAAGTTTTGCATGAAAATGCCAGCAAGATGAAAAATGGTGATGGAAGCACTCAACGAGTTGGTAAATTCGCTTAAAGAAGGTATGCTAGAATCCGTATCTAATATGGGAAAAAACTTGCAACAGGAAATCAaggaaaatttttaaattgtttatgtTAGTGTTGATAGGGAAAAAGAAAAGATGCTGGATGACTTTTAGAAGAATCATGGCCATTGGTTTGCTCTAGACTTTGATGAACCTTTTAGGTTGGCTCTGAGATATATGTATAACATTGTTAGTGGGCCACAAGTTATAGTGATTTACTGAAGACGTGAAGAGGCTTACAAGAGATACAGGCGATTGGAGTCTATGTTCTTGTAACCTGGtctgaatgattaaaaaattttatgaattttagaacaagattttatgaattttaatttctttCTCATGAAGaatgatttcaatcaaatagatGAATTAAGAATGATCTGACTGGTTGTGAAAtggttttaaatattaaaagttaTTCAATGACAATGCCAAGATGAGAAGGGCATTTCTATATCTTGATCTAGAATATCAGAGATGAATAGTTGGAAACAACAGACCGTCGAAAGCAACATTGTTTGGTGCCTCAAGAAAGTCACACATAGGGTGTGGGCACAGGTAAATGCCTAGGGTGTGCAGGTTGTGACATACATTAGGGTATGCAAAGTGAGAAAATAAGGAGCAAGTGAGGGAGTCAGAAGCTCGAATGGGACTTCTCAGTCCTCGTCATGTAGCTGAGAGGAAGCACATCTGTCCGGAACTGCAGAAGCATGGCTGTCTGGCGGGGAGGAAGCGTGGGTTTTTTGGTACTGCAGACATGGAGGTCTGGCAGGGAAGAAGCACGGCTGTCCGGAACTGCAGAAGCATGGCTATCTGGCAGGGAGGAATTGTGTCTGTCCTGAGGTTTGGCTGAGCAGAGTATTGTTCGATTTAGAGGTTTAAGACATCGTTGGTGGGGACGCGATGAAGCCCACAAGGTTGAGGATCAAATGCTGCTATATCCAATTGTTCAAGTTTCATTGGAAATACGAagaatccaaattgtttgttattTGGCCAAGAATTGAATTTGgcaatcaaaaaaaaaaaaatgtttgctCAAAATTAGAAAGAGCATGGGAAGGCCCATACTACAttgtgaagagaaaaaaatgatgtAGTTTACAGGATTAAGAAAACTGAAGGGATAACCAAACCAAAGGTTGTACACATTAATCGTCTAGCACCTCATCAGGGAAATCTGGATATTGGAGGCCAATATCCCTAAGGGAGGAATAGTGATGTAGGCTAGccccaagaatagtatatagtagGTTGCCTTGATCACATAAGACGCGTGGAGAACGCAGCCTGCTATGGTGTGACGTCATGCTGCGACCTCTCGGCCCGGCTTAACATGCATTCAAATGTAAAAATGCCAAACTTTGAGCCCTCATAGCAAATTAACCATCAACACTACATAGAAGTGATTGACATCAAAATGTTCAGCATTTTATCCcctttgaaacaatatcaaaaccaattttcagtaaaaatcctATAAATGTTACTGGCGAATCTAAAACAAATCGTTTGAACacacgatttgatttgataataccaTTTCAAATACGTTTTTGTACTTTCTCTTTGTTTTTTCTGCATCATTTTAGTTCTTTCTCTTAAACAgattctattctcatttagaaattttatcctTATGAAGGTCTGTGGAAAGAACTAACAGCATCTTTAGGAATTTCAGAATTTCAGGATATTAACGTTATTTCTTTCAACAACTCCTGAAACAATGCGAACCCATCAACGGTTGCCTAgctttatcacaaaaataaacagtctaGATAAGCCCTAAGAATGTATTATGaacatcatttaaacattatgaAGATTTTTATCTAtcctaattatgataaaaaaatagataatcacGACTTTTAATGACTTtaattatgttattttatcaagaaataaagcGCATTACACTACTGTACTGTAAGGTAGTTGAAACagttcatgaataattaatgttatatttttcaaagttataattAGTTGaagtattttaattataattgagatcTATTCTTGCTTTACACAAGTGTTCTTTGCATTCATAAGTATCCCATGGacacattgaaataaaaaataacatactaccgtgaataaaatatgatatttcctttgtaaatttgtgtcccatgaaaataatcaataaaatatactgaTAATCgtcgaaaataataatactgcgCTGAACagaaacaaaaacataatacaagAGCAACGTGTTGGCACTACGCTTTCCAGTAgacaactgaaataattattatagtaaccAGACAGTTCAACGTTCTAAAAATAACTTGTAACCATGGTGAACAGTTCCATGAATTCGCTAAATTTGTTCTAGGTATTTGTCAATTAATAAAGTCTTAAATAAATAGTCATAAATACAAATGCCTGCAACTAGCATTCCGGGCGACGATACTATCAATATTCACAAACGATTGTCAAATAAGAAACAATCATTTTTACATATAATTGGACGAACAgcataaaattaaatatgtttaataCGCTCTATTTTGTcacattattgtttaaaataagtcAAAAACAAATAAGTTACCAGCCTTTTCACAAATATGAATCGTTTTTACCGATTGAATATAGTGATAGATTCAAGGACTTTCTACACTTTtcgaaataaattaatgttttcaaaatacacattgatgtgaagcttgtttctttctgaattgaatggcatattcatattttttatcaatacagcggtttttatgtgaggaattgatatttgacgcggtgttttgtatgtaattcttaTGGGAAGCCGGCTTTTGCCGGCCGAGAGGTCGGAGTTTGACGTAGGCTCATGCCATCTCATTCGCGTATGTAAACGCGATCGAGGCAACCTGTTATACACAGGGCTATCCTTGGGCTAGCCCTACATGGATACTAATCATGTGAACACGGTTGCCAAGGTGACTGTTTTAGCAACGAACGTTTAGAAGTAAATAGTTATAGTAACTAGTTAGAGTTTTATGAGGAGTTTTATGAGAGATGTTCAAAGATGatgaagtattttattttttatcttgttcataaatgtaaacttttaatgaataaagtgttaattacaaaagcacatttacaacaatactattaatcattttcttagttgGAATGCAGATGATGGAAAAATTGACAGCCGACTCCTGTCCATCGATTCTCCACCACCGATATTTTATATCCATTGAAAATTCAACTGAAGCTGTGCGCAGACTTACGCGTCACATGATCATTTCTCAAACATGGATTAGCCAAGTCTTTACGAAACTCGGGAACAGTGTGCAAGCATAGCGTTTCGTTCGTCATGTTTGGACAGGAGATTGGCacgaattgattttttttccattGTCCCCTCATCAACTGGGCTTCCTATGGTTCGTTGAAATCTGAAGTGCAGCTGAGATTAGCAAGAGTTCGGCTTGTGGGCGGCGTGTGTTTGTGGCGCGTAAATCTAAACACAGCTTCACGAATACAAGAACAGAACTTGTTAAAATacatttcaatacaaaatttaagATAAATATTAGTACCATAGAACCCGCAAATTATCAATCAGGGTAGGAGAAAACACAAAGCGGTCAGGCGTTTCGAATTTCATCGCTCTGATCGCTCGGTGTGTGCACACAGAGAGCAGTCTTCAATAGCTAGAATTTGGAACGCCTGATCGCTCTCTTTGTTCACACACTTAGATtgatagttctgtgaacagtagacctcacgcagttataaaccacagcctcctcttatactgttcaTCAGAATAAATCCTGTCTGTTTGacgtgtcggcaagatatcggtgtggAAACGGCTAGTGGCtattggggttggtgtatcaaaaatgctaacatcaaaagctaatctccttcaagacatactggcaacaggtcagcccgagttgaaaacAGAGAGAGATCGAGAGAAGTATGATATTTGTTCAATGTTAGACTCTCTTGAGaggtctatgttattttagctactaata
Coding sequences within it:
- the LOC111047175 gene encoding ataxin-7, which gives rise to MEMETRCISPTQFQGQPWSAWTDKTGRLSPEVKEEDLELEKISKQSSVMRLSKSDMGLFGLCFPRKSFTLVVCKQCSAVINKQGLRNHMELRHSGTTVIDARFPVIQPIQPVAKKKSKLKVMKPLLKNAKSKKPFPVILAEADSTTNSVLLAEADSTTTKAVVNGESNLAAAAVAVATSAAAAAAVTEPKVLVPITAVPTTPQLLPPPLPPPASPATTFLPTTPPPPPPPPAPAPPALPTPIPTPPPPTPPQTLQPILVQLKSGVVSAATIQVSIPPIVYGEDGAEVPIVEVVTTPIPTATIPAVAKSPSFIPPIPQTNDKITASKSRQNLRKMKGKVFDVDKHCGVFTEDLKHCTRSLTCRRHSALLKRMIEGRSKSFDQLLADHKAAKDVLNKQKKTGEVINNNTIANSLHPVTISTPIVHAPPLIVNENTNTSHTITQAPPEAAIRFPILIVNQTEKMVVIPEAPVPVVPQFVNPKTTFISTTPEESEDSIPNSIITDGELTYSRSPAKPLAVGLYSALKLGGLYYTNRKLQMARQCLERLDNIENLY